In Treponema primitia ZAS-2, a genomic segment contains:
- the dnaE gene encoding DNA polymerase III subunit alpha produces the protein MLERLGLCSAYSLLYGVRRPEDLIQAVKALGIDTISFTDRDNLYGLPVILEKSKEMGVRPIIGACLTVPDKGLVYCFVRDRRGYSRLCELLTMRNRDTENYKPVSLLRQNSAGLILASSDEIILEALAGRANALYGAITPDSLGAIGPSRRLGIPLAFLDTALFLEKEDYPVHRALRAIGLGKTVGNLGEGDAVKKDSHLLLSDAALEGRLRSWPEAVKGTKEISAACVYHELFEDWIFPGYATELSPGEELYSRVLEGAAARYGELGDAELGRIEYELGIINSKGFAPYFLVMDDIVRMASRTCGRGSGAASIVSYSLGITNVDPLAHKLYFERFLNPARPDPPDIDVDFAWDERDDLIKRVIERFGPEHCARVANHNMFRPRSAFREAAKAYGFGDAEISQIEKQLFHFGDKSGVSDPLWLEILDIAKKIEGLPRGLSMHCGGLVITPERIDKYVPIESSLDGYPLLSWEKDGTESAGFVKIDLLGNRSLAVIRDALANLGEQGIAIDRDTWRPVEDGATVAALARGDSMGVFYIESPAMRQLQKKTGAGDFSHIVIHSSIIRPAANKFINEYVRRLKGGEWAPLHPRLAYILDETYGILCYQEDVSKTAVALAGFDEVEADKLRKVIAKKAGVKLAVYEKQFFEGCRKNGVADEVIQKIWEMMLSFDGYSFCKPHSASYAMVSFQSAYLRVHHPGEFMAAVLSNQGGYYRPHAYIAECRRMGLAVEGPDVNASRWRYYGMGKRVVVGLMAVKGLSASGGAAIVAEREKGGEFRSLSDFLRRVRLGRDDVIALCPAGVFDGIAGGLPRALQARELLKAHTGASRKGQDELFAAEVTPVYRTGGGAVLATAPVKQKTGDEELWEEYRALGFLRGLHPLALWKDKIRGLRRVKGRYVGEYIGQSVCLLGWPVTQKEVWTKDGLTMSFLTFEDETALYETVIFPGVYERYGRLLFDQAPLLVYGRVCEDNGAVSVEVGRVVGV, from the coding sequence ATGCTTGAACGCCTGGGGCTTTGTTCGGCTTACTCTTTGCTCTATGGGGTGCGGAGGCCGGAGGATTTGATACAAGCGGTCAAGGCTCTGGGTATTGATACTATTAGTTTTACTGACCGGGATAATCTGTACGGGCTTCCGGTTATTCTGGAAAAGTCTAAGGAAATGGGAGTGCGCCCTATTATCGGCGCTTGCCTGACTGTACCTGATAAGGGGCTGGTGTATTGCTTTGTCCGGGATCGGCGGGGGTATTCCCGGCTCTGCGAACTGCTGACCATGAGAAACCGGGATACGGAAAATTACAAGCCCGTATCATTGCTGCGGCAAAATTCTGCCGGGCTTATTCTGGCTTCATCTGATGAAATTATTTTGGAAGCTTTGGCGGGCCGGGCTAACGCTTTGTATGGGGCAATAACGCCTGATTCCCTTGGGGCCATTGGCCCCAGCCGCAGGCTTGGTATACCCCTGGCCTTTCTGGATACTGCACTGTTTTTGGAAAAAGAGGATTACCCGGTTCACCGGGCTTTACGGGCTATTGGCCTGGGTAAAACGGTGGGTAATTTGGGCGAAGGGGACGCGGTAAAAAAAGACAGCCATTTGCTCCTTTCTGATGCGGCCCTGGAGGGGCGCCTGCGGTCATGGCCTGAGGCAGTGAAGGGGACGAAGGAGATTAGTGCTGCTTGTGTTTACCATGAACTATTTGAAGATTGGATTTTTCCCGGATACGCAACGGAACTATCGCCTGGGGAGGAATTGTATAGCCGGGTACTGGAAGGGGCGGCGGCCCGGTATGGGGAACTGGGGGACGCTGAGCTGGGGCGGATTGAGTATGAATTGGGAATTATCAACAGCAAGGGGTTTGCGCCCTATTTCCTCGTGATGGATGATATTGTCCGCATGGCTTCCCGGACCTGTGGTCGGGGATCGGGGGCGGCGTCTATTGTGTCCTATTCCCTGGGGATTACCAATGTTGATCCCCTGGCGCACAAGCTGTATTTTGAGCGGTTTCTGAATCCGGCGCGGCCTGACCCGCCTGATATTGATGTGGACTTTGCCTGGGATGAACGGGACGATCTGATTAAGCGGGTGATAGAGCGGTTTGGCCCTGAACACTGCGCACGGGTGGCAAACCATAATATGTTCAGGCCCCGGTCGGCGTTTCGTGAAGCGGCAAAGGCCTATGGGTTTGGGGATGCTGAGATTTCGCAAATTGAAAAACAGTTGTTTCACTTTGGGGATAAATCGGGTGTGAGTGATCCGCTCTGGTTGGAAATTCTTGACATTGCGAAAAAAATTGAAGGGCTGCCCCGTGGGCTGTCTATGCACTGCGGGGGGCTGGTGATTACGCCTGAGCGGATAGATAAATATGTGCCGATTGAAAGTTCTCTGGATGGATACCCCCTTTTAAGCTGGGAAAAGGACGGGACCGAAAGCGCGGGGTTTGTGAAGATTGATTTGCTGGGGAATAGGTCTTTGGCGGTTATCCGGGATGCCTTGGCAAATCTGGGGGAACAGGGCATTGCCATTGACCGGGATACATGGCGGCCTGTTGAGGATGGGGCTACTGTTGCGGCTCTGGCACGGGGGGATTCCATGGGGGTGTTTTATATCGAGTCCCCGGCTATGCGGCAGTTGCAGAAAAAGACCGGGGCTGGGGATTTTTCCCATATTGTAATCCATTCGTCTATTATCCGGCCTGCGGCGAATAAGTTTATTAACGAATATGTCAGGCGGCTCAAGGGCGGGGAATGGGCGCCCCTTCATCCACGGCTGGCGTATATCCTGGATGAGACCTACGGGATTCTGTGTTATCAGGAAGATGTGAGTAAAACTGCGGTTGCCCTGGCGGGGTTTGACGAAGTTGAGGCGGATAAACTGCGGAAGGTTATTGCCAAGAAAGCGGGGGTTAAGCTGGCTGTTTATGAAAAGCAGTTTTTTGAAGGGTGCAGGAAGAACGGTGTTGCTGATGAGGTGATACAAAAGATTTGGGAAATGATGCTGTCTTTTGACGGGTATAGTTTTTGTAAGCCCCATTCGGCTTCCTATGCTATGGTGTCGTTTCAGTCGGCGTATCTGCGGGTTCACCATCCGGGTGAGTTTATGGCGGCGGTGCTGAGTAACCAAGGTGGTTATTATAGGCCCCATGCGTATATTGCCGAGTGCCGGAGGATGGGGCTGGCTGTGGAGGGGCCTGATGTGAATGCCAGCCGCTGGCGGTACTACGGCATGGGGAAGCGGGTTGTTGTGGGGCTGATGGCGGTTAAGGGGCTGTCTGCTTCCGGGGGGGCGGCGATTGTTGCTGAGCGGGAAAAGGGCGGGGAGTTCCGGTCGCTGTCAGATTTCCTGCGGCGGGTACGGCTGGGGCGGGATGATGTGATCGCGCTCTGCCCTGCGGGGGTGTTTGACGGCATTGCCGGGGGCTTGCCCAGGGCGTTGCAGGCGCGGGAATTGTTGAAGGCACATACCGGGGCGAGCCGTAAGGGGCAGGATGAATTATTTGCTGCGGAGGTTACCCCGGTTTACCGGACTGGCGGGGGGGCTGTACTGGCTACGGCTCCGGTGAAGCAGAAAACGGGTGATGAGGAGTTATGGGAGGAATACCGGGCGCTGGGGTTTCTGCGGGGGCTGCATCCGCTGGCGCTGTGGAAGGATAAGATTAGAGGATTGCGGCGGGTTAAGGGGCGGTATGTTGGGGAATATATTGGGCAGTCTGTGTGCCTTCTGGGGTGGCCTGTTACCCAGAAGGAGGTCTGGACTAAGGACGGGCTTACTATGAGCTTTCTGACCTTTGAGGATGAGACGGCGCTGTATGAGACGGTGATTTTTCCTGGGGTGTATGAGCGGTATGGGCGGCTGCTGTTTGACCAGGCGCCGCTGCTGGTGTATGGAAGGGTGTGTGAGGATAACGGGGCGGTTTCGGTGGAGGTGGGGCGGGTGGTGGGGGTATAG
- a CDS encoding DNA polymerase Y family protein codes for MGNINRAVCHLNIIGFRAAVAAQKDGALRGRPFVVAGATGGRALVLDLSPEALREGISPGMALAVAERLVRDLPVLAPDPASYAAMNRELEKIASVYAPIYENDQFGNLYLDLTGTARLFGPAADCASRILREMLERVGIRPAAAVAGNKLVGKIATRTIRPMGLIQIQAGGEPDFLIHQDLCLLPGMGPSLLRTAAVTGLREIGELACLSDGEAIALFGKHGRRLRDTARGIDDSPVVAAFLGERRIEKHLELAEDTLDFDVIRGGLMLLAETGGIEMRGQKWGAGAVALGIVYADGVRVEGQEKLRRLCVTDRDIAGAAERVYLKAVVRRLRVRSITLTLGDLRPLGWSPDLFEIAEDTKQRKLQEAADKVRNKYGLAMLTTGTVLVASRRGPALALPVGSNA; via the coding sequence ATGGGGAACATAAACCGGGCGGTTTGCCATCTTAATATTATCGGGTTCCGGGCGGCGGTGGCGGCTCAAAAGGACGGGGCGCTCCGGGGGCGGCCTTTTGTTGTTGCCGGGGCTACGGGGGGGCGGGCTTTGGTGCTTGACCTTTCGCCTGAGGCTCTGCGGGAGGGGATTAGCCCCGGTATGGCGTTGGCGGTTGCGGAACGGCTGGTGAGGGATTTGCCGGTGTTGGCGCCTGACCCTGCTTCGTATGCGGCTATGAATAGGGAACTGGAAAAGATTGCTTCGGTGTATGCGCCGATTTATGAGAATGACCAATTTGGCAATTTGTATTTGGACCTGACCGGGACGGCCCGGCTGTTCGGGCCTGCGGCGGATTGTGCGAGCCGGATTCTGCGGGAGATGCTGGAACGGGTTGGCATCCGCCCTGCGGCGGCGGTGGCGGGTAATAAGCTGGTTGGCAAGATTGCGACCCGGACTATTCGGCCTATGGGGCTTATCCAGATTCAGGCCGGGGGGGAACCGGATTTTTTGATCCACCAGGATTTGTGTTTGCTTCCCGGTATGGGGCCGTCCCTTTTGCGGACTGCGGCGGTTACGGGGCTGCGGGAGATTGGGGAGCTGGCTTGCCTTTCTGACGGGGAGGCGATTGCCCTTTTCGGGAAGCATGGGCGGCGGCTCAGGGACACGGCGCGGGGTATTGATGATAGCCCGGTGGTGGCGGCTTTCCTGGGGGAACGGCGGATAGAAAAACATTTGGAGCTTGCGGAGGATACCCTGGATTTTGATGTTATCCGGGGTGGCCTTATGCTTCTGGCGGAAACGGGGGGCATTGAAATGCGGGGGCAGAAATGGGGGGCTGGGGCGGTGGCTCTGGGCATTGTGTACGCTGATGGGGTCCGGGTGGAGGGGCAGGAAAAACTCAGGCGGCTTTGTGTTACGGATAGGGATATTGCGGGGGCGGCGGAACGGGTGTACCTGAAAGCGGTGGTGCGGCGGCTGAGGGTTCGGAGTATTACGCTGACCCTGGGGGATCTGCGGCCTTTGGGGTGGTCGCCTGATTTGTTCGAGATAGCGGAAGATACAAAACAGCGGAAATTGCAGGAAGCGGCGGATAAGGTACGGAATAAATATGGGCTGGCTATGCTAACTACTGGGACGGTGTTGGTAGCTTCCCGGAGGGGGCCTGCGCTGGCTTTGCCGGTGGGTTCAAATGCTTGA